The Gracilinanus agilis isolate LMUSP501 unplaced genomic scaffold, AgileGrace unplaced_scaffold34991, whole genome shotgun sequence genome contains the following window.
TCTGgtgcatattttattattttttttggaggTGTTGAAAGTAAGGAAGTTAGAGAGTTGAAGAGGTCTGAAGAAAGTGATTTATGAAACATTTTGCTGGTTGATCCTCTCAACATTCTCATAGGAGTAATCAAGGACTGTGCCAAATAGTCTAAGTGTTATCTCCCTACCTAAACGTGGTAATGAGATTACAATCCTGTTATTATAACTTGGACAAGGaatagcattaaaaaataaagggagggggcagctgggtagctcagtggagtgagagtcaggcctagagacgggaggtcctgggttcaaacccagcctcagacacttcccagctgtgtgaccctgggcaagtcacttgacccccattgcctacccttatcactcttctgccttggagccaatacacagtattgactccaggatggaaggtaagggtttaaaaaaaataaagggaaacatACAATATTTACCACATATGCCCTTAAGTGCATTACCTTAATGCCTAGATAGTGGTTTTCCACCTCCAGATCAGTTGCTGTAATTATAGAAAGTAAAGGGCAGGTAACAGTATCAAACTCAGTGTTAATATGTTACTGGACTATAGAATTATCCCTTTAAGAGTATGGGAAAGTTTCATAGATTGAATTTCAAAAGGAGCTTGGCATTTGCATTAGTTTCAAAGTGTGATAGTTCTAATATTCTTGATGGAGAAAacattttgttaatttaaaattttttttgtacaaattttgctgttttaaacaagctttcacttttttcttaaaaaaaaaatagatctcatGACTTCAAAAGAGTTTGGAAGCCCCAAATCTGGTACCCGAAATTGGGTAATGTAATAAATGACACCTGGGTGACCAGAATAAATTAATGTGTAATAATTCCACAGTATGGACATTTATATGatgcagtggatagggcactgaacttagagttgggaagacttttTCCTTAGtacaaatccaacctcaggcacttaccagctgtgggtaagccacttaacacTGATTAtcttgtaagagttaaaaatgtGGTAGccaattgtaataattaaaaattaaattttgaggCTGTTAGTAGTTTTAACAATTTAGtctaattaaaatagagatagtaaaaagagggaaatgtaggaaggagttAGAAAATTGCCTAGCCTACCACTCTAGAGTCTGCTGGAATGAAATCCAGTTTGCCTCCCACAGAGTTCCAGTCTCCAGTCAGAAGAGCATGAGAGTCTCTTTAGCAAGAGTCCCAAGAATAAGCATCTCCCTTCAGCCCATCACCAATGCAGGAATCTGAATCTGAGTCTGAAAGTCCCTTCAGCAAGGGCCACCAGCACAAGACTCTTCCATCAACCAGAGTCATCAACCCAGAACTCAATTCCAGTCCTCTGTTCTGGCTTTTTAAGCCCTTTTCTTCACCCAGTAgttctcccacatcacatctcaggaaccaattatAGTTCCCTAATTTGTCTGatactgcccaggggggcagtgcctgtgggattaACTTCCTATTTATGAAGGTGTgaactttctttctctgagggTATGAACTTCCTTGCAATTAGTGCTAAAGGGTCTTCAAGTTTCAGACtgattacattaaagaaaacaaaggtgTTAATTCGCTTTTTACAATCTCTTTTCTGTAATTCTATTGGAGACtggcatgttgaaatctccccaaATGAGGGTTTTGGGAAATTAATATGACTAGTCTCCCTAATGAATCATTGGGGGGATTTTGAAAAGGGAACTAACACTCCCTTTGTTTGATataatcagtcagaaacttgaagACCCTTTATTAATAATTGCAACGAAGTTCATACCCTCAGAGAtaggaagttcacaccctcagagaaaggaagttcacaccctcagagaaagaaagttcacaccctcagagatAGGAAGTCACTCCTATAAAGCCAGACCAGAAGGCTGGAATTGAGTTCTGGGTTGGTGACTCTGGTTGAAGGAAGAGTCTTGTGCTAGTGGCCCCTACTGAAGGGACTCAAGCTCACATTCAGAGTTCTCAGTTGGTGACTGCAGCTGAAGGAAGAGTCTTGTGCTAGTGGCCCCTGCTGAAGGGACTCAAGCTCAGATTCGGAGTTCTGAGTTGGTGACTGCAGCTGAAGGAAGAGTCTTGGGCTGGTGGCCCTTGCTGAAGGAACTCTCAGACTTGGAGTTGGATTCCTGCATTGGTGACTCAGGCTGAAGGGAGACGCTTATTCTGGGGGCTCTTGCTAAAGAGACTCCTAGGCTCTTCTGactggagattggaactttgttggAGGTAAGCTGAATTTCTTCAGAGAAGCACTTAGTGTATTTAGCTAAACTGCTCCCTGCCTCCAAATTCCTTTTCCCCATACCCCCCTGCTCCCCAGTGATTTGAGTATTGGGGTGGGGTGGCAATAAGGGCTAAAGTTCCCTCAGTTTCTGAgtggttttttgtgtgtgtgcatatctCTTAAgtctataaatatacatataattcaGAGTATCAGGTCTCATCACTGAGCCTTAGGGAACTTTTGGCACCATGTCCTGTGTGCATTATAAATTTTTCTCCAAACTCAACTATGATACCGTTACCTTTGATGGCCTCTACATCTCCCTGTGTGATTTGAAGAAGCAAATCATGGGGAGAGAAAAACTCAGGGCTTCGAGCTGTGATCTACAGATCAGCAATgcagaaacaaaagaagaatacacagatgacaatgCCCTGATTTACAAGAATTCATCTGTTATGGTAAGAAGAATCCCTGTTGAAGGTGTTATATCTACAAGCAAGACATATGTTTTAAGACAAACTAAACCAGTGAGTGGAACCTCAAAAGCAAACCTATCTAATTCATTGAGGAGACAGTTCGATATGCCTCCTAATATTCAATTGGAGGCTAAAATGGAAACTAAAATGAAGATTGATGACTCTTCTGTATCTACTTCTCTGGCCCAGCTTATAAAGACTGCCAATCTGGCTGAAGCCAATGCTTCtgaagaagataaaattaaagcaatgatGGTACAGTCTGCCCACGAATATGATCCAATCAATTACATGAAGAAGCCTCTGGGTCCACCTCCACCATCTTATACCTGTTTCCGGTGTGGCAAATCTGGCCATTACATAAAGAATTGCCCAACAAATGGGGATAAAAACTTTAAACCAGTTCCCAGAATTAAAAAGAGTACTGGAATCCCTAGAAGTTTTATGATGGAGGTGAAAGATCCTAACATGAAAGGTGCTATGCTTACCAACACTGGTAAATATGTTATTCCAATTATAAATGCAGAGGCATATGCcatagggaagaaagaaaaactaccTTTCCTACCAGAGGAACCATCCTCTTCATCAGAAGAGAATGACCCTATCCCAGATGAATTGTTATGTCTAATCTGCAAAGATATAGTGACTGATGCAGTTGTCATACCTTGCTGTGGAAACAGTTATTGTGATGAATGCATAAGAACAGCATTGCTAGAGTCAGATGAACATACATGTCCAACTTGTCATCAGAATGATGTATCTCCTGATGCTTTAATTGCCAACAAGTTTTTGCGCCAGGCTGTTAATAACTTCAAAAATGAAACTGGTTATACTAAAAGGCTTCAAAATAAAATGCGCCCACCCCCACCTCCAAGACCACTGATTCAGCGGAATCCACAACCAGTGATGCAACTTCTAGTTTCAAGACAACAGGACCCTTTGATGATTCCAGTGAAATCTCCATCTATTCATGCTGCTACTTCTATATCATTATCCATGACTCCTAATCAGTCTTCCCTTTCCTCTACTGTACCTATAAATCAACCTTCTACACCAGCACCAGTTCCTGATATAACTTCCAAAGAAAAACCAGATGGGCTTTTCTGTGATCCTGATAATAAAATTATACCTGCTGCAGCTTTGGTATCAGATCATCCCAAAACTTCATCAATAACAATTCATACACTAATGGAAGAAAAGACCTATCAGATACCTTTCCAAACAGAGGAACCATCCTCTTTATCAGAAGAGAATGACCCTATTCCAGATGAATTGTTATGTCTAATCTGCAAAGATATAGTGACTGATGCAGTTGTCATACCTTGCTGTGGAAACAGTTATTGTGATGAATGCATAAGAACAGCATTGCTAGAATCAGACGAACAGACATGTCCAACTTGTCATCAGAATGATGTATCTCCTGATGCTTTAATTGCCAACAAGTTTTTGCTCCAGGCTGTTAATAACTTCAAAAATGAAACTGGTTATACTAAAAGGCTTCAAAATAAAATGCGcccacccccacctccaattCCACCTCCAAGACCACTGATTCAACGGAATCTACAACCAGTGATGAGACTTCCAATTTCAAGACAACAGGACCCTTTGATGATTCCAGTGAAATCTGCATCTATTCATGCTGCTACTTCTATATCATCATCCATGACTCCTAATCAGTCTTCCTCTGCTGTTCCTATAAATCAACTTTCTACTCCAGCACCAGTTCCTGATataactgccacagaaaaaccaGATGGGCCTTTCTGTGATCCTGATAATAAAATTATACCTGCTGCAGTTTTGGTATCAGATCATCCTAAAACTTCTTCATCAATAACAATTCATGCACTAATGGAAGAAAAGACCTATCAGATACCTGTACTTGGGGCACCTTCTTTGCTTGGGCAGTCCCTTTTGCATGGACAGTTGATACCTACAATTGATCCAGTAAGAACAAATGCTGCTCATTCTGCTGCTAGTGGTAGACATGGTTGGAAACCAAGCATAAATCGAAGACAACATCTTGGTGAACACTCACAGAGGACTCAAGGCCCATCACTACCAGCAACACCTGTACCACCGCCTCCTTTGTATCCAC
Protein-coding sequences here:
- the LOC123254889 gene encoding E3 ubiquitin-protein ligase RBBP6-like gives rise to the protein MSCVHYKFFSKLNYDTVTFDGLYISLCDLKKQIMGREKLRASSCDLQISNAETKEEYTDDNALIYKNSSVMVRRIPVEGVISTSKTYVLRQTKPAKMETKMKIDDSSVSTSLAQLIKTANLAEANASEEDKIKAMMVQSAHEYDPINYMKKPLGPPPPSYTCFRCGKSGHYIKNCPTNGDKNFKPVPRIKKSTGIPRSFMMEVKDPNMKGAMLTNTGKYVIPIINAEAYAIGKKEKLPFLPEEPSSSSEENDPIPDELLCLICKDIVTDAVVIPCCGNSYCDECIRTALLESDEHTCPTCHQNDVSPDALIANKFLRQAVNNFKNETGYTKRLQNKMRPPPPPIPPPRPLIQRNLQPVMRLPISRQQDPLMIPVKSASIHAATSISSSMTPNQSSSAVPINQLSTPAPVPDITATEKPDGPFCDPDNKIIPAAVLVSDHPKTSSSITIHALMEEKTYQIPVLGAPSLLGQSLLHGQLIPTIDPVRTNAAHSAASGRHGWKPSINRRQHLGEHSQRTQGPSLPATPVPPPPLYPPPQFPPHFPPGQPPPAGYNVPPPGFPPAPTNLSTAVQTAHSNTIPTTQALPLSREEFYREQRRLKEEEKKKSKSPSRGSSYSRSSHIYSKSRSGSSCSCCYSRSFSCSHSPSYSRLPSRRGRGKSQNYRARSRSHGYHCSRSRSPPYRGYHSRSRSPPVFRGQSPNKRNIPQGATGHHTCNKGGNYPEKLSARDGHTMKDSAKSKEKENENPPGDGKGNKHKKHQKRRKEEENEEFPNTELLESSRKKRKY